In one Lachnospiraceae bacterium GAM79 genomic region, the following are encoded:
- a CDS encoding DEAD/DEAH box helicase family protein translates to MSSVDKIKWAMSLRDPQYEALQYFDAISSKIEYRTSSKAEAEKIASENCQAPHTISVDKEFDFPSFCFDMTTGIGKPRLMGACIYYLYKTKGYKHFFILAPGNTIYDKMRREAVPGHPKYMFKGLEAEMGRPKVYDGENYLSYPVRYIQEEMVVEKTSDIQIFIFNISKIFTRGDIEFKFHKFNENLGGSFADVLRSFDDLVICMDEAHRYYAPASKKAINYLNPVLGLEYTATPKSTNKNIIYHYGLEDGAGKFLKIPVVMGRTNTAGYSVDDIEEMKLKDGIKLHERRKSIVYKYCIDNQLEQVKPIVLIACKDTTHARKIKEKIDSDAFFGGRYVGKVIEIDSSTSGAETEENIQKLLTIEKNTNPIEIVLHVYKLKEGWDVNNLFTIIPLNAAKSDILALQTIGRGLRLPFGEITGIEELDTLDIVAHDHYREIVDDIKNNPVFKKRNLDEEDIPNTKTVMVEPAVENQQISLFDEALCESKVKSYQDLNNENVVENLFAEYQKAFVKKVAPKKSESDSGQMSIFDYFANDNEKETNDGTASEHKMTQTGMGTDAVDTSFTVHQGDASLQIDLQKSSGSKNVLPYAKQEFIKKVEELKKVAISVPKIGISYSSTITFKSFTVKRNIMDFDVAASRIERYDAVNGKLLQVLDADALIVENPENMLAVSLLESIPEFSSDDAEFILEVVDQYLALIEGTDEEKKKIVRRYATVIVEDLRKQIYASKEESTEFVFNVQKDLIVFKSFAKNMKENGRLNFKKEVPDKKNIKQYLFEGYKKSYYAENAFDSDDERRLSVVLEEDSEVIRFIKPPLNQLGLFYKAAKQYNPDFLVETADKKYMIEVKAANQTDNEDVQEKAKAAIKWCECASQVDADGKTWEYRLVPGDKIIVGNTFKYVIGMAIPVVVDGE, encoded by the coding sequence ATGAGTTCAGTAGATAAAATCAAATGGGCTATGAGCCTGCGTGATCCTCAGTATGAAGCGCTACAATACTTTGATGCAATCAGTTCCAAGATTGAGTATAGAACTAGTTCAAAAGCTGAAGCAGAGAAAATAGCATCAGAGAATTGCCAAGCTCCACATACAATATCTGTAGATAAGGAATTTGATTTTCCATCATTCTGCTTTGATATGACAACCGGTATTGGTAAGCCCCGTTTAATGGGTGCATGTATTTATTATTTATACAAAACAAAAGGGTACAAACATTTCTTTATTCTGGCACCAGGAAATACGATTTACGACAAGATGCGTCGAGAGGCGGTCCCGGGACATCCAAAATACATGTTTAAGGGACTTGAAGCAGAGATGGGAAGACCCAAAGTTTATGATGGGGAAAATTATTTATCATACCCGGTAAGATATATCCAAGAGGAAATGGTGGTAGAAAAAACATCTGATATTCAGATATTTATCTTTAATATTTCAAAGATTTTTACTAGGGGAGATATCGAATTTAAATTTCACAAGTTTAATGAAAATTTGGGTGGCTCTTTTGCGGATGTGTTACGTTCGTTTGATGACTTGGTTATTTGTATGGATGAAGCGCATCGTTACTATGCCCCAGCATCAAAGAAAGCGATTAATTATCTTAATCCAGTGTTGGGATTAGAATATACTGCTACACCTAAAAGTACAAATAAGAATATTATTTATCACTACGGATTAGAGGATGGAGCTGGGAAGTTTTTGAAGATTCCGGTTGTTATGGGAAGAACAAATACAGCAGGATATTCAGTTGATGATATAGAGGAAATGAAGTTGAAAGATGGAATCAAGCTTCATGAGAGAAGAAAGTCCATCGTATATAAATATTGTATAGATAATCAATTAGAACAAGTAAAGCCAATTGTTTTGATAGCTTGTAAAGATACAACACATGCTAGAAAAATAAAAGAAAAAATAGATTCCGATGCTTTTTTTGGAGGTCGTTATGTTGGTAAGGTTATTGAAATTGACTCCAGCACAAGTGGTGCAGAGACAGAAGAAAACATTCAGAAATTACTAACCATTGAGAAAAATACCAATCCAATTGAGATTGTGCTGCATGTATATAAGCTGAAAGAAGGTTGGGATGTAAATAATCTGTTTACGATTATCCCACTTAATGCTGCAAAGAGTGATATATTGGCACTTCAAACTATTGGTAGAGGATTGAGGCTTCCTTTTGGTGAGATAACGGGTATTGAGGAATTAGATACCTTGGATATTGTTGCTCACGATCATTATCGAGAGATTGTGGATGATATCAAAAATAACCCTGTATTTAAGAAGAGAAATCTTGATGAGGAAGATATACCGAACACAAAAACAGTTATGGTAGAGCCAGCAGTTGAGAACCAGCAGATTTCATTATTTGATGAAGCGTTATGCGAAAGTAAAGTGAAATCATACCAAGATTTGAATAATGAAAATGTGGTGGAGAATCTGTTTGCTGAGTATCAGAAAGCATTTGTAAAGAAAGTAGCACCCAAGAAGTCCGAAAGTGATAGTGGACAGATGTCTATTTTTGATTATTTTGCTAACGATAATGAAAAAGAAACAAATGATGGCACAGCATCAGAGCACAAAATGACACAGACGGGCATGGGCACTGATGCAGTTGATACATCATTTACTGTACATCAGGGGGATGCTTCATTACAGATTGATTTACAGAAGTCATCTGGCAGTAAGAATGTATTGCCATATGCAAAACAAGAGTTTATCAAGAAAGTTGAAGAGTTAAAGAAAGTTGCTATCTCTGTTCCAAAGATTGGAATTAGCTATAGTTCAACAATTACATTTAAGTCTTTTACTGTTAAACGAAATATTATGGATTTTGATGTTGCGGCATCGAGAATCGAGAGATATGACGCTGTAAATGGTAAGTTGCTGCAAGTGCTGGATGCAGATGCACTTATTGTAGAAAATCCTGAGAATATGCTTGCAGTTTCTTTATTGGAGAGTATTCCGGAGTTTAGTTCTGATGATGCAGAATTTATTCTTGAGGTGGTTGATCAGTATCTCGCATTAATCGAAGGTACGGATGAAGAAAAAAAGAAGATTGTCCGTAGATATGCAACTGTTATAGTAGAGGACTTAAGAAAACAGATATATGCGTCAAAGGAAGAAAGCACTGAGTTTGTATTTAACGTTCAGAAAGACCTTATTGTATTCAAATCATTTGCGAAGAATATGAAGGAAAATGGACGACTGAATTTTAAGAAGGAAGTGCCAGATAAGAAAAATATTAAGCAATATTTGTTTGAAGGCTATAAAAAATCATATTATGCAGAGAATGCATTTGATAGTGATGATGAGAGAAGGTTGTCCGTGGTATTAGAAGAGGATTCAGAAGTTATTAGATTTATAAAGCCGCCTTTGAATCAGTTAGGACTATTTTATAAGGCAGCAAAACAGTATAATCCTGATTTCTTAGTAGAGACGGCTGATAAGAAATATATGATTGAAGTGAAGGCTGCAAATCAAACAGATAATGAAGATGTACAGGAAAAAGCAAAGGCTGCAATTAAGTGGTGCGAATGTGCATCACAGGTGGATGCGGACGGAAAGACTTGGGAGTACCGCCTAGTGCCAGGGGATAAGATTATAGTAGGTAATACATTCAAATATGTAATTGGTATGGCAATTCCTGTTGTAGTAGACGGAGAATAA
- the drmA gene encoding DISARM system helicase DrmA: MADIKDFKHAIVRQKILDAVRKDLIGPTSDCEQLNEVPTSSYITGLLYPADTDVTEDENYNDVEFTEKNFDADGETLEAGIFEEEEPEDRVKGGFQKPSSIGVSFYVSDDVQKVNAYINWGKYYAEQVQGEVIDETLEEDAENKKKKKHTIYIREQMNDVVEIDFNLMGRSKQIPLESNGNIYIYVMKMQLDNGYKMVSVYLHNNDKLDGDEKEYAKVMFQVEMLIADDLMSPIFVPEYLCRKVELEDEYYYKGRPVYARGRGCAATWEKKAEEINATAIKSSFIPDYEIPSVSAQIDDMPEHAFSMLQMGSPRKKSEVIQNLRTLTEMYGSWITDALTNDEAMHDDKFKATGQTIIDKCNDANRRMNAGIDLIENNDKVYQAFVFMNQAMYLQRSITAFSKDYGNGIPCSLRDYMTDMPEKGRKKDHSEWRPFQIAFVLLNLYGIMDGESPERNIVDLLYFPTGGGKTEAYLGLIAFTIAYRRLTASDETDYEKDGGVTVFLRYTLRLLTTQQRDRLMRLIVAMEQLREKNEKLYGKERISIGFWVGGNVTPNKFSEYSDSDQFKKKEFIRKLTKQIIKCPYCGKEITRDEYDINEKGKYVKIHCADKNCMFSLKTGRTIPVYLVDEEIYAKCPTVIISTVDKFARLPWSERVGLLFGRTDRYCSRCGHIAIGEKHAGRHNADVAAGLERAETVACKQFYPPELIIQDELHLITGPLGTIYGGYETVVEEMCCIEKNGKKIRPKYIVSTATIRNAGEQIKFLYGRNEFAQFPPSGFDTRDSFFIKEVPLPTENLVDASEEKISRMISDGKKPFRQYAGICASGQSVKTTLIRLYSIILQTALDIAKNPEYEDYIDPYYTLIGYFNSIRELGGAVRLLDDDIASRIRVVKNKYNSSEQRYLSFEGKKEITSRIPSWEIAQVLEKLAISYDKNKEKQGCYDVVIATNMIAVGMDVDRLGLMSVVGQPKQNSEYIQATSRVGRQHPGIIFTVYNPYRPRDLSNYENFVGFHSQMYRYVEGTTATPFAARARDRVLHALVVSLLRLQVETMADNGGASNINDISDEQIKDIKDKILERVKITAPSSYVDTEKEMDEFINTWKNIAKDEKLYYFVPAVADDKKRLLTYYGEYYGDKEKPTLSSMRDVEQSSTVFYWEGV, encoded by the coding sequence ATGGCTGATATAAAGGATTTTAAACATGCTATTGTTCGACAGAAGATTTTAGATGCAGTACGAAAAGACTTAATAGGACCAACATCAGATTGTGAACAATTGAATGAAGTACCAACGAGTAGTTATATTACGGGATTATTATATCCGGCTGATACAGATGTAACGGAAGATGAAAATTACAATGATGTAGAGTTTACAGAAAAGAATTTCGATGCTGATGGAGAAACTTTGGAGGCAGGAATTTTTGAAGAAGAGGAACCAGAGGATAGAGTAAAAGGTGGTTTTCAGAAGCCGTCTTCTATAGGTGTGTCTTTCTATGTCTCTGATGATGTTCAAAAGGTTAATGCTTATATTAATTGGGGAAAGTATTATGCAGAACAGGTGCAAGGTGAAGTAATAGATGAAACCTTAGAAGAAGATGCAGAGAATAAGAAAAAGAAGAAACATACCATATATATTCGTGAGCAGATGAATGATGTTGTGGAAATCGATTTTAATCTGATGGGGCGTTCGAAGCAGATTCCACTTGAGTCTAATGGAAACATCTATATTTATGTTATGAAGATGCAGTTAGACAATGGATACAAGATGGTATCGGTTTATTTGCATAATAATGATAAGTTAGATGGCGATGAAAAAGAATATGCAAAGGTAATGTTCCAAGTGGAGATGCTCATAGCAGATGATTTGATGAGTCCTATTTTTGTACCAGAATATCTCTGTAGAAAAGTTGAATTAGAGGATGAATATTATTATAAAGGCAGACCAGTTTATGCAAGAGGAAGAGGTTGTGCTGCTACTTGGGAAAAGAAAGCAGAAGAGATAAATGCAACTGCTATAAAATCATCATTTATTCCAGATTATGAAATTCCAAGTGTAAGTGCACAGATAGATGATATGCCGGAGCATGCCTTTTCGATGCTTCAGATGGGCTCACCAAGGAAAAAGTCAGAAGTTATTCAGAATCTTCGTACATTGACAGAAATGTATGGAAGTTGGATTACAGATGCATTGACAAACGACGAAGCTATGCATGATGATAAATTTAAGGCAACAGGTCAGACTATTATTGATAAATGCAATGATGCAAATCGTAGGATGAATGCTGGAATTGATTTGATTGAAAACAATGATAAGGTATATCAAGCGTTTGTATTTATGAATCAAGCAATGTATTTACAGAGAAGTATTACAGCTTTTTCAAAAGATTATGGTAATGGCATTCCTTGCAGCTTAAGAGATTATATGACTGATATGCCAGAAAAAGGAAGAAAGAAAGATCACAGTGAGTGGAGACCATTCCAGATTGCATTTGTTCTTTTGAATTTGTATGGGATTATGGATGGTGAGTCTCCGGAACGAAATATTGTTGATTTATTATACTTCCCTACTGGTGGTGGTAAGACAGAGGCATATTTAGGGCTGATTGCTTTTACTATAGCATATAGGAGACTGACAGCTTCAGATGAAACCGATTATGAGAAAGATGGTGGAGTAACAGTATTTTTAAGGTACACGCTTCGTTTACTTACAACTCAGCAGAGAGACAGACTGATGCGTCTTATTGTTGCAATGGAACAATTGCGTGAGAAGAATGAAAAATTATATGGTAAGGAAAGAATTTCAATTGGATTCTGGGTTGGAGGTAATGTTACCCCAAATAAATTTAGCGAATACAGCGATTCTGATCAATTTAAGAAGAAAGAATTTATAAGGAAGCTTACAAAGCAGATTATTAAATGCCCTTATTGTGGTAAGGAAATCACACGGGATGAATATGACATCAATGAAAAGGGAAAGTATGTCAAAATTCACTGTGCAGATAAGAATTGTATGTTTTCGTTAAAAACAGGAAGAACCATACCGGTTTATCTTGTTGATGAGGAAATTTATGCAAAGTGTCCTACTGTGATTATTTCGACTGTAGATAAATTTGCGAGACTTCCATGGTCTGAACGAGTTGGTTTGCTATTTGGCAGAACAGATAGATATTGTAGTAGATGTGGACATATTGCTATTGGAGAAAAGCATGCAGGAAGACATAATGCAGATGTCGCAGCGGGATTGGAAAGGGCTGAAACGGTTGCATGTAAACAATTCTATCCTCCTGAGCTAATTATACAGGACGAGCTTCATTTAATTACTGGTCCTCTTGGAACGATTTATGGTGGATATGAAACTGTTGTAGAAGAGATGTGCTGTATTGAGAAGAATGGAAAGAAGATTCGACCTAAGTATATTGTTTCAACAGCAACTATTAGAAATGCTGGGGAACAGATTAAGTTTCTTTATGGGAGAAATGAATTTGCACAATTTCCGCCAAGTGGCTTTGATACAAGAGATTCATTTTTTATTAAGGAAGTACCGCTTCCAACTGAAAATTTAGTTGATGCTTCAGAAGAAAAAATCAGTAGAATGATTAGTGATGGAAAAAAGCCATTTCGTCAATATGCTGGTATATGTGCGAGCGGACAATCTGTAAAAACAACGCTTATTCGTTTGTATTCGATTATTTTGCAAACAGCACTAGATATAGCAAAGAATCCGGAATATGAGGATTATATTGATCCATATTACACATTGATTGGCTACTTTAATAGTATTCGAGAATTGGGTGGTGCAGTGCGCCTTCTTGACGACGATATAGCAAGCCGTATTCGTGTTGTAAAGAATAAATATAATAGCTCAGAACAGAGATATCTCAGTTTTGAGGGAAAGAAGGAAATTACATCTCGCATACCTTCATGGGAGATTGCGCAGGTTCTTGAAAAGTTAGCAATTTCTTATGATAAAAACAAGGAGAAGCAAGGCTGTTATGATGTTGTCATTGCAACTAATATGATAGCGGTAGGTATGGATGTTGACCGTTTAGGACTTATGTCAGTTGTAGGTCAGCCAAAGCAGAACTCTGAATATATTCAGGCAACAAGCCGTGTGGGTCGACAGCATCCTGGAATTATTTTTACTGTTTATAATCCTTACAGACCAAGGGATTTGTCTAATTATGAGAATTTTGTTGGTTTCCACTCACAGATGTATAGATATGTAGAAGGAACTACAGCAACGCCATTTGCGGCTAGAGCTAGAGACAGAGTATTACATGCATTGGTAGTTTCTTTACTAAGATTACAGGTAGAGACGATGGCTGATAATGGTGGAGCATCAAACATTAATGATATTTCTGATGAACAAATCAAAGATATAAAAGACAAAATTCTTGAGCGAGTTAAGATAACTGCACCATCGTCTTATGTAGATACAGAGAAAGAAATGGATGAGTTTATCAATACTTGGAAGAACATTGCAAAAGACGAAAAGCTATATTATTTTGTTCCAGCAGTAGCTGATGATAAGAAGAGGCTACTTACATACTATGGCGAATATTATGGAGACAAAGAAAAACCAACACTAAGTTCTATGCGTGATGTTGAGCAATCATCAACAGTTTTTTATTGGGAGGGTGTCTGA
- a CDS encoding DUF1998 domain-containing protein codes for MNFYKKLGEIRPNQLITTYGPGSIMDAVNDSLTVLDIEYWDTNNIGKEIRDARLASYMNVRRFFMPKTGGKEDIPVVSFPYYHVCSKGTCKFLFDMRDYFDMDQYKKNQGEVKCPKCGFPAYPSRFITVCEDGHMDDFPWRWWVHHGETSCKEDMYLKSMGNTSSLAELRVECNCGARRVMSGAMQKEKFAGLCCSGNHPHRPGAEAKICKKSVIPSQRGASNVYFTVTRNAISIPPWTNPINDIMGAQRATIETLVEAMGEEAGLSFAYQKYFGDKYSYEDFIAAYDRLSQNIKEFTELKEMEYAAITHHEDVEYQHDVKYFKAEEVTLSESLKEYISRIIKIHRLREVRVLTGFTRLEAPEPEVDEQSHIVKLKCSSGEKWLPAVEINGEGVFIELNKEKINQWMQIETVKSRSDKYEECYAAYCQKKGWENFKPRNAEYVLLHTLSHMLIKEMSMQSGYSSSALHERIYSSENMCGILIYTGAADKEGSLGGLVELGGMNKFLPLLKGALENGLTCTTDPECFMKNPTSERLNGAACHSCTMISETACENGNRLLDRALVVPVPEHEKMGYFRELVRDLCGIQV; via the coding sequence ATGAATTTTTATAAAAAATTGGGCGAGATTCGTCCGAATCAGTTAATAACTACATATGGACCAGGCTCGATAATGGATGCTGTAAATGATTCATTGACAGTTTTAGATATAGAGTACTGGGATACTAACAATATTGGTAAAGAAATTAGAGATGCAAGATTGGCTAGTTATATGAATGTTCGACGATTCTTTATGCCAAAGACAGGTGGAAAAGAGGATATTCCAGTTGTGTCATTTCCATACTATCATGTGTGTTCAAAGGGAACATGTAAATTCTTATTTGATATGAGAGATTACTTTGATATGGACCAGTACAAAAAGAATCAAGGTGAAGTGAAATGCCCTAAGTGTGGATTTCCAGCATACCCTTCGAGATTTATAACGGTATGCGAAGATGGGCATATGGACGATTTCCCTTGGAGATGGTGGGTACATCATGGAGAAACAAGTTGTAAAGAAGATATGTACCTAAAATCAATGGGTAATACTTCATCACTTGCAGAACTCCGTGTTGAGTGTAATTGCGGTGCAAGGAGAGTTATGTCTGGAGCAATGCAGAAGGAAAAATTTGCTGGTCTATGCTGTTCAGGAAACCATCCGCATAGACCAGGAGCAGAGGCGAAAATTTGTAAGAAGAGTGTAATACCTAGCCAGCGTGGTGCATCTAATGTGTATTTTACAGTCACAAGAAATGCAATATCAATTCCACCTTGGACAAATCCTATTAATGATATCATGGGTGCACAAAGAGCAACTATTGAAACATTGGTAGAGGCTATGGGAGAAGAGGCAGGTCTTTCATTTGCTTATCAGAAGTATTTTGGAGATAAATATTCTTATGAAGACTTTATAGCTGCCTATGATAGATTAAGCCAAAATATCAAAGAGTTTACTGAACTTAAAGAAATGGAGTATGCAGCTATTACGCATCATGAGGATGTCGAGTATCAACATGATGTTAAGTATTTCAAAGCAGAAGAAGTTACTTTGAGTGAAAGTTTAAAAGAGTATATTTCTAGGATTATTAAAATACATAGATTACGTGAAGTACGAGTTTTGACAGGTTTTACAAGATTGGAAGCACCAGAACCAGAAGTGGATGAGCAGTCACATATCGTAAAATTGAAGTGCTCTTCGGGAGAAAAATGGCTTCCGGCAGTCGAAATCAATGGTGAAGGTGTATTCATTGAATTAAATAAGGAAAAAATAAACCAGTGGATGCAGATAGAGACTGTGAAATCTCGTTCTGATAAATATGAGGAATGTTATGCAGCATATTGTCAGAAAAAAGGATGGGAGAATTTTAAACCAAGAAATGCAGAGTATGTGTTGTTACATACACTTTCACATATGTTGATTAAGGAAATGTCTATGCAGTCAGGATATTCATCATCTGCATTACATGAACGCATTTATAGTAGTGAAAATATGTGTGGAATTTTAATTTACACAGGTGCGGCGGATAAGGAAGGTTCACTAGGTGGACTTGTTGAACTTGGCGGAATGAATAAGTTTTTGCCGCTTTTAAAAGGGGCACTGGAGAATGGTTTAACATGTACAACAGACCCAGAATGCTTTATGAAGAATCCGACGAGTGAGAGATTAAATGGGGCTGCCTGTCATTCTTGTACTATGATATCAGAAACTGCATGTGAAAATGGTAACCGCCTACTTGATAGAGCATTAGTAGTACCGGTACCGGAGCATGAGAAAATGGGATATTTCAGAGAATTGGTGAGAGATTTATGTGGAATACAAGTGTAA
- a CDS encoding phospholipase D-like domain-containing protein, with the protein MWNTSVKIEYIAGLIVDALENYSVNGESAQFYRVIKELRKHFTNCSEGEIIDIISLCMKMYSSKKIEHAELVLTAPDSFRVIALRTKDTMRNLIENTEKSLTITGYSISDYFAEMLDVIIEKSQQGVYVRIYVNDTEKQKEVLDRLMSYRSRFLQIYEYQKQEDDKMAALHAKLIVSDVKKSLVSSANLSYHGMQGNIEMGFLIESHDKAKQIEEVMKEMVRMKVFGKQK; encoded by the coding sequence ATGTGGAATACAAGTGTAAAAATTGAGTACATTGCAGGGCTGATAGTAGATGCACTTGAAAATTATTCTGTTAATGGAGAGAGTGCACAGTTTTATCGTGTGATTAAAGAACTTAGAAAACATTTTACTAATTGTTCGGAAGGGGAGATAATAGATATAATTAGCCTTTGCATGAAAATGTATTCGTCAAAGAAAATTGAACACGCAGAGCTTGTCCTTACTGCACCAGATTCATTCCGTGTGATAGCATTAAGAACCAAAGATACAATGCGTAATCTGATAGAGAATACAGAAAAGAGTCTTACTATAACTGGTTATTCAATCTCAGATTATTTTGCCGAAATGCTTGATGTTATTATTGAAAAAAGCCAGCAAGGAGTATATGTTCGTATATATGTGAATGATACAGAAAAGCAGAAGGAAGTGCTTGACAGACTGATGTCATATCGTTCGCGATTCTTACAGATATATGAATATCAAAAGCAAGAAGATGACAAGATGGCAGCATTGCATGCGAAACTTATTGTATCAGATGTAAAGAAATCACTGGTGTCGTCAGCTAATCTTTCATATCACGGAATGCAAGGAAATATTGAAATGGGATTCTTGATTGAATCCCATGACAAGGCAAAGCAGATAGAGGAGGTTATGAAGGAAATGGTAAGGATGAAGGTGTTTGGAAAACAAAAATAA